In Deinococcus maricopensis DSM 21211, the sequence CGCCGCACCTCGGCGCCATGTACATCCGCGGGGAGCTGCTCGCGCAACTGCCCGTGCCGAAGCTCAGCTTCATGGCGGACGACAACATCAGCAAGATCGAGCACGGCACCGCGCCGTACGCCAGCCTCGCCGGGTGGCTGGGCGCCCTCGACTACCTGCGGGACCTCAGCGGCCACGACGCGCTCACTCGCGCCGCGCTGGGAGAGGTGTACGCCGCTGCCGACGCCCACGAACGCGCCCTCACGGACCGGGTCCTGAGTGGCCTGCGCGACCTGCCGCACGTGACCCTGTACGGCCCGCAGACGACCGAGGGCCGCGTGGCCACCTTCGCGATGCGCGTGCAGGGCCTCACCCCGCACGAAACGGCGCTGAAGCTCGCGCAGCGCGGCGTGAGCGTCGCCGCCGGGCACTTCTACGCCGTGCTGCCCATGACCCGCCTCGGGCTGATGCCGGACGGCGTCGTCCGCGCGAGCCTCGCGCACTACAACACCCACGACGACATCACGCGCCTGCTGGACGGCCTCGCGGCCCTCGCCTGAAGCGAGCGTGAAGATGCGCAGGCGGGCGGCGCCACACCGCCCGCCTGTACCCTGAGCGCATGAACCGCCTCGGAAACGCCACCAGCCCCTACCTGCAGCAGCACGCGGACAACCCCGTCGACTGGTACGAATGGGGAGATGAAGCCTTCCGGGCCGCCCGCGAACGCGACGTGCCCATCCTGCTGTCCGTCGGGTACGCCACCTGCCACTGGTGCCACGTGATGGCCCACGAATCCTTCGAGGACGCGCAGACGGCCGCGTTCATGAACGAGCACTTCGTGAATGTCAAAGTCGACCGCGAACAGCGGCCCGACGTGGACGCCGTGTACATGCGCGCCGTGCAGGCCATGACCGGCGCGGGCGGCTGGCCCATGACGGTGTTCCTCGCGCCGGACCGCCGGCCGTTCTACGCGGGCACGTACTTCCCGCCGCGCGACGCGTACGGCATGCCGTCCTTCCGCACGGTCCTCGCGAGCGTCGCGAACGCCTGGGCAGACCGCCGGGACCAGCTGCTCGGCAACGCGGACGCCCTCACGGAGCACGTCCGCGCCATGAGCGCCCCGAAACCCGCCGCGGACGGCGCCCTCCCGGAGGACTTCGCGCCGCGCGGCCTCGACAACGCCCGCCGCACGTTCGACGCGCGCCACGGCGGGTTCGGCAGCGCGCCGAAATTCCCCGCGCCGACCTTCCTGACGTACCTGCTCACGCAGCCTGACGGGCGCGACATGGCCGTGCGCACCCTCGACGCCATGATGCGCGGCGGCCTGATGGACCAGCTCGGCGGGGGCTTCCACCGCTACAGCGTCGACGAGCGCTGGCTGGTGCCACACTTCGAGAAGATGCTGTACGACAACGCGCAGCTCGTGCGCGCGTACCTGCGCGCGCACGTCGTCACGGGCCGCGCGGACTTCCTCGACACCGCCCGCGCCACCCTCGCGTACATGGAGCGCGAACTGCTCACCCCCGAGGGCGGCTTCGCGTGCGCGCAGGACGCCGATCAGGAAGGCATCGAGGGGAAATTCTTCGTGTGGACGCCGCAGGAATTCCGGGACCTGCTCGGCGCGGACGCCGACCTGGCCCTGCGGCACTACGGCGTGACGGACGCCGGAAACTTCCAAGACCCACACCACCCGGCGTTCGGGCGGCGGAGCGTGCTGAGCGTCGTCACGGACGTCCCCGAGCTCGCCCGCGCGTTCAGCCTCGGCGAGGACGACGTGCGCGCCCGACTGGGCCGCGCGCGCGAAACCCTGTTCAGCGCCCGCCGCGCGCGCGCCCACCCGGGACTGGACGACAAGGTCCTGACGTCCTGGAACGGCCTGGCCCTCATGGCTTTCGCGGACGCGTACCGCCTCACCGGCGAGACGCACTACCTCGACGTGGCCCGGCGGAACGCCGACTTCGTCCGCGCGCGCCTCACCGCGCCCGACGGCGCACCCCTGCACGCCTACCGCGCCGACGTACGCGGCCTGCTGGAGGACGCCGCCCTGTACGGCCTGGGCCTCGTCGCACTGTACGCCGCCGCAGGAAACCTGGAGCACCTGCAGTGGGCGCGGGCCCTGTGGGACCGGGCGCGCCGCGACCACTGGGACGACGCGGCGGGCGTGTTCTACAGCAGCGGCCCGGACGCCGAGGCGCTCGTCGCGCCCACCACCGAAACGTTCGACGCCGCCATCATGAGCGACAATGCCGCCGCGTGCCTGCTGGGGCTGCACATCGACCGGTACTTCGGCGAGGACGAGGGCGCGCGCATCACGGCGCGGGTGCTCGCGGGCACCGCGAACGACATGCTCACGCACCCCAGCGGCTTCGGCGGGCTGTGGCAGGCGCACGCACACCTGCACGCACCGCACGTAGAGATCGCGCTGCTGGGCACGCCCGAGCAGCGCGCCCCGTTCGAGCGCGCCCTCGCCGCGCAGGACCTCCCGTTCGTGACGGTCGCGCCAGCCGAGCGCGGCGGCGGCCTGCCGTTGCTGGAAGGCCGCGAGGGGAACGGCGTCGCGTACGTCTGCCGGAACTTCACCTGCGACCTGCCCGCCCGCGACCCCGCCGCCTTCACGGCGCAGCTGCGCGCCCTGCAAGGCTGAACGCCCGAGGCGGAGGGGGCGGCCCTGTCCGGAGCCGCCCCCTCCGCCCTGCGGCGCTCACGGCAGGGTCATCAGGCGCGCCACATCCAGACGCCCACCCGTGACGGTACGCCCCTGCAGGGACGCGGTCGGCGTGACCGACGCGAGCAGCGCCGCTTTCAGGGCGCTGGGGCTCACGCCCGGGTGCGTGGACGCGTACAGCGCGGCGGCGCCCGTCACGAACGCGGTCGCCATGCTGGTTCCGTCCGCGGTTGCGTACGTGCTGCCGTTCACCGTCGAACGGATGCTCACGCCGGGCGCGCCAAGGTCCACGCTGCCCGCCCCGGTGTTCGCCCACGACGGCAACGCCCCCGCCTTGTCGATGGCCGTGACCGACACGACGTTCGGCAAGTCGTACGCCGCCGGGTACGCGGGCTGCGCGTCCGCGTTCACGCCGTTGTTCCCGGCGGAGGCCACGAACAGGATGCCCGCGTCGTTCGCGGCGGAAATCGCGTCGTACAGCGCCTGCGACGGCGCGCCCGACCAGGAGCTGTTGATCGCCACGACGTTCACGCCGCGGTTCACCTTCAGGTCCGTGAGGTACGCGATAGCGCTCACCGCGTTCGCCGTGTCGCCGTACCCGGACGTCCCGAGGAACTTCGTGGGGATCAGGTTCACCGCCCAGTTGACGCCCGCGACGCCCTGCGCGTTGTTCGCGCGCGCGCCGATGATGCCCGCCACGTGCGTGCCGTGCTTGTCGGCGTTGCCGGTGTACAGCGCGCTGCTGCCGTCCGTGAAGTTCCAGCCGCGCGTGTCGTCCACGTAGCCGTTCCCGTCGTTATCCACGCCGTCGGCTGGGTCGGCGGGGTTCGTCCACACCTGCGCGGCGAGGTCCGGGTGGTCGATCTGCACGCCGGTGTCGACCACGCCGACGTACACGCTGGCGCTGCCGGTGTACCCACGCGCCCAGGCAGCCGCGGCGCCCGTCCCGTAGGGGCTCGCGGGCTGCGTCGTGGACCCCTGCAGGCCCCACAGCGTGCTGTAGAAGGTGTCGTTCACGATGTACGCGCCCTGCGGCGTGTACGTGTGGTTGCGTTCCGCGTACGCGACGGTGCCGCGGGCGCTCAGGGTGTGCAGCGCCTGCGCTTCGCGGCCGCTCGGCACGGTGAGGCGGTACACGTCACCGCCGGGCGTGAGCCGCTCGGCGCGCAGGAGCAGCGCGCCCAGGCCGAGCGTCTGCGCGTTCAGGGGGGTGCGCGCGCGGACCTTCACGATCAGTTCGCCGGGGACGTCCGCGGGGACGTTGGCGGGCGCCGCCCACAAGCCGAGGTCGTCTGCGGGGAGGGCGCTGGTCGGCGTGGCGCCCTGCGGTTGGCTGCAGGCGGCCAGCAGGACGCTGAGGGTCACGGCGAGCGCGAGGGGACGGGACGCGGACTTGGGGAACTTCGGCATCAGGGGGGGACCTTTCTGAGGAGGGGCGGGTCAGGTGGGGCGGCAGGTGAGCGGCTGCGAGGCGCGGACCACGCCGGACGCCGGCAGCGTCGCCGGGAACGCGCACGGCGCCTGCCCGGGGGGGTGAGCGTGAAGGTGTACGTCCCGGCAGGCGGGCCGCTCAGGTACAGTTCGCCGCGGTCGCCGACCACGAACGTGTCGTCGTTCAGGGTGACGAGCGTGCCGAGGGGGACGGCCTGCCCGTCGGGCGTGAGGACCGTGACGACGAGGCCCGTTTCGACGTGCGTTTCGAAGCGGAGCTCCACGGCGCCGCGGTACGGCGCGCTGAACTTCAGGACGCTGCTGTTGAGTTCCGCTTCGAGCGGCAGGTCGTTGAGGCGCACCCGGACGGTGTTCGTGCGGTACGGCTGCAGGGGCCCGAGGACCGCCCAGCCGCTCGCGTCGGTCGTCGCGGCGGGGGTGAGGTTGCCGTTGAGCATCAGCGCGACGTTCGGGTACCCGACGTACACGCGCGCGAAGCTGCCCAGCGTGGACCGCCCGAACCGCACGCCCTGCGCGTCGAGGGTGACGCCGCCTTTCAGGGCGACCTGCCCGCGCGTCTGGGTGGGGGAGGCGCTGGCGTTCACGTTCATGTCGAAGTACCGCCCGCGGTTCGCGAGCGCGAAGCTCTGCGCGACGTCGTCGTGCCCGTACGCGACGGCGGTCGTGCCGGTCGCGGCGCGCGTGAGCGTGCGCGGCCCGCGCCCGTCCGTGCTGGTGCTGACCTTGCTGTTCCCGCCGAACAGGTACTCGCTGGTCAGCGCGAGCTTCACGCGGTTCGTGAGTAGGCCCGTCGCGGACAGGTTCAGCGTGAAGTCGTTCGTGGGCTGGTAGGTGTACTGCACCCCGAGGCTGCCGGTCCCCTCGCCGGAGGTGGCGAGGGTGTACGCGTACGACACGCCGACGTTGTGCCCGCGCGCGACCGTCATGGACGACGCCAGCGAGAACCCCAGCTCCGGGGCCAGGCCGAGCGTGCTGAGGCGCGCGCGGTCGTCGTCGACGCGCGTGAATCCGGGCGTTCTGACGTGCACCTCGCCGAGGGCCAGCCAGTCCTTGCCGCTCACCTGCGCGCTCAGCTGCCCGTACGCGCCCCAGCCGAGCCAGCTGCGGCTGCCCGCGCCGACCAGCGTGACGTACGCCGGGCCGACCGCCACGCGGTTCACGACGCCGAACAGCGCGGCGTCGCGCGTGGCTTCGGCCTGTGCGCCCACCGTCCATTGCGGCGTCACGCCGTACGCGACGTCGCCCTGCGCGAGCCACCGGTCGATTTTCGGCGTGTAGCCGGCGCTCGCGCTGTAGGTCCAGCCGCCCGCGCGCAGCATGTCGGGCTGCGCGTAGTACGCCTGCGTGAAGTTCGTTTTGGTGTGCAGGACGTCCTCGACGTCCACGTGGAGCGTGCCGAACGCCCCGTGCGGCTGCAGCCCGTCGATCTCGTATGGCCCGGCCGGGAGGCGTTTGGTGTAGAGCCATCCGTCCGCGTCGTACACGTCCACCAGGCTAGGGCGGGTGAGGGTCCCGCGTACCGTCTGGTCCTTGCGGGTGCTGCCGGACACGTCATCCAGGGACTGCACGCGCACGCCGTACAGCGGCACGGCGCCGCCCCACAGGCGCGCGCTCGTCTCGACCGTTCCGGCCCGCACGCGCAGCGCCTGCTCCGGCAGGTCGTACGCCCCTTCGGCCGTGAAGCCGCTCAGGGTCACGTTCGGGTAGGCCTGCACGTTCAGGGCCGCCTGCGCGGAGAAACGCCCGGCGGCGCCGCCGACGAGGACGTTCCCGGACAGGGCCAGACCCGTCTGCGCGCCGAGCACCACGGCGTAATCCATGAAGCCGCTCGGGACGCTGAAGGTGGGCGCGACCGCCCCGGCGGCGTCCCTGAGCGTGATGCGGGTGAGTTGGAAGCGTTCCGGGCTGGCGTTGAGGTGCAGCCGCAGGTTCTCCTCGTCGACGCGCACGGCGTCCACGAGGTCGTTCAGGAGCACGTACGGTTCGTCGTTCACGCACTGCGCGTCGCGCTGGTGCAGGCGCAGCGTACCGGCCGCCTGGGCGTTCACGTACGCGCGCTGCCCGTCGGTGAGCACCAGCACGGGGGGGTGCTGGGGCACGTCGTTCACAACGACGTCCATGGGGAGGGGGTGGAGGTTCAGTTCGGCGGCGCTGAGGCACGGCGCGGCGTGCGCGGCGGTCCACGCGCTCAGGGCGAGCAGCGCGAACCGCCGCGGCCAGCGCGCGGAACCGTCAGCGGACCTGGACGACGTA encodes:
- a CDS encoding thioredoxin domain-containing protein gives rise to the protein MNRLGNATSPYLQQHADNPVDWYEWGDEAFRAARERDVPILLSVGYATCHWCHVMAHESFEDAQTAAFMNEHFVNVKVDREQRPDVDAVYMRAVQAMTGAGGWPMTVFLAPDRRPFYAGTYFPPRDAYGMPSFRTVLASVANAWADRRDQLLGNADALTEHVRAMSAPKPAADGALPEDFAPRGLDNARRTFDARHGGFGSAPKFPAPTFLTYLLTQPDGRDMAVRTLDAMMRGGLMDQLGGGFHRYSVDERWLVPHFEKMLYDNAQLVRAYLRAHVVTGRADFLDTARATLAYMERELLTPEGGFACAQDADQEGIEGKFFVWTPQEFRDLLGADADLALRHYGVTDAGNFQDPHHPAFGRRSVLSVVTDVPELARAFSLGEDDVRARLGRARETLFSARRARAHPGLDDKVLTSWNGLALMAFADAYRLTGETHYLDVARRNADFVRARLTAPDGAPLHAYRADVRGLLEDAALYGLGLVALYAAAGNLEHLQWARALWDRARRDHWDDAAGVFYSSGPDAEALVAPTTETFDAAIMSDNAAACLLGLHIDRYFGEDEGARITARVLAGTANDMLTHPSGFGGLWQAHAHLHAPHVEIALLGTPEQRAPFERALAAQDLPFVTVAPAERGGGLPLLEGREGNGVAYVCRNFTCDLPARDPAAFTAQLRALQG
- a CDS encoding S8 family peptidase; the encoded protein is MPKFPKSASRPLALAVTLSVLLAACSQPQGATPTSALPADDLGLWAAPANVPADVPGELIVKVRARTPLNAQTLGLGALLLRAERLTPGGDVYRLTVPSGREAQALHTLSARGTVAYAERNHTYTPQGAYIVNDTFYSTLWGLQGSTTQPASPYGTGAAAAWARGYTGSASVYVGVVDTGVQIDHPDLAAQVWTNPADPADGVDNDGNGYVDDTRGWNFTDGSSALYTGNADKHGTHVAGIIGARANNAQGVAGVNWAVNLIPTKFLGTSGYGDTANAVSAIAYLTDLKVNRGVNVVAINSSWSGAPSQALYDAISAANDAGILFVASAGNNGVNADAQPAYPAAYDLPNVVSVTAIDKAGALPSWANTGAGSVDLGAPGVSIRSTVNGSTYATADGTSMATAFVTGAAALYASTHPGVSPSALKAALLASVTPTASLQGRTVTGGRLDVARLMTLP
- a CDS encoding fimbria/pilus outer membrane usher protein; the encoded protein is MDVVVNDVPQHPPVLVLTDGQRAYVNAQAAGTLRLHQRDAQCVNDEPYVLLNDLVDAVRVDEENLRLHLNASPERFQLTRITLRDAAGAVAPTFSVPSGFMDYAVVLGAQTGLALSGNVLVGGAAGRFSAQAALNVQAYPNVTLSGFTAEGAYDLPEQALRVRAGTVETSARLWGGAVPLYGVRVQSLDDVSGSTRKDQTVRGTLTRPSLVDVYDADGWLYTKRLPAGPYEIDGLQPHGAFGTLHVDVEDVLHTKTNFTQAYYAQPDMLRAGGWTYSASAGYTPKIDRWLAQGDVAYGVTPQWTVGAQAEATRDAALFGVVNRVAVGPAYVTLVGAGSRSWLGWGAYGQLSAQVSGKDWLALGEVHVRTPGFTRVDDDRARLSTLGLAPELGFSLASSMTVARGHNVGVSYAYTLATSGEGTGSLGVQYTYQPTNDFTLNLSATGLLTNRVKLALTSEYLFGGNSKVSTSTDGRGPRTLTRAATGTTAVAYGHDDVAQSFALANRGRYFDMNVNASASPTQTRGQVALKGGVTLDAQGVRFGRSTLGSFARVYVGYPNVALMLNGNLTPAATTDASGWAVLGPLQPYRTNTVRVRLNDLPLEAELNSSVLKFSAPYRGAVELRFETHVETGLVVTVLTPDGQAVPLGTLVTLNDDTFVVGDRGELYLSGPPAGTYTFTLTPPGRRRARSRRRCRRPAWSAPRSRSPAAPPDPPLLRKVPP